One stretch of Oncorhynchus tshawytscha isolate Ot180627B linkage group LG19, Otsh_v2.0, whole genome shotgun sequence DNA includes these proteins:
- the klhdc4 gene encoding kelch domain-containing protein 4, whose product MGKKGKKEQKKVKGAEKTAAKMDKKISKRSKREEEDLAALIAEFQSLDAKKTTVVETACPPPSPRLNASLSAHPDKDELILFGGEFFNGKKTYLYNDLFFYNIKKNTWVKSDIPNPPPRRCAHQAVVVPQAGGQLWLFGGEFASPDGEQFYHYKDLWVLHLSTNTWEQIKVPGAPSGRSGHRMVLSKRQLLVFGGFHESARDFIYYNDVHAFSLDSFTWSRLSPSGTGPSPRSACQMTSTPDGSGVIIYGGYSKVKAKKDVEKGTIHSDMFLLKRDGKEEQEKWLWSRVSPSGSKPPARSGFSLAVGPTGRALLFGGVCDEEEDETLEGDFYNDLYLYDINKHRWFPAQLKGCKSEKKKRRRGKKGGEGSGEGQEEEGAAAQGPVEVIKEIVTEDGTVMTIKEIIPGTQVEEESEEEEEGEEGASAILVEPCARSSAMATVKYGKLYLYGGMFEVGDRQFTLNDLYCLDLHKMDQWEVLVEMDPKTQEWLDDWSDSEDDEDGDEEEAKGGDDEEEESEEESDEQDEEDHPPVQPGEALEDFQSRTEQYWVGQARANMGPEAKDTKVQKVGIAMAKVFYEDQQ is encoded by the exons ATGGGCAAAAAGGGTAAAAAAGAACAAAAGAAAGTGAAAGGAGCAGAGAAGACAGCAGCCAAAATGGATAAAAAGATTTCAAAGCGGTCTAAACGAGAAGAG GAGGACCTGGCTGCGCTGATAGCTGAGTTTCAGTCCTTGGATGCAAAGAAGACAACAGTTGTGGAGACCGCCTGCCCGCCCCCCTCACCCAG GTTGAACGCCTCACTGTCAGCACACCCCGACAAGGATGAGCTGATCTTGTTCGGAGGCGAGTTCTTCAATGGCAAAAAG ACGTACCTCTACAATGACCTGTTCTTCTATAACATAAAGAAGAACACCTGGGTGAAGTCAGACATCCCCAACCCTCCTCCACGACGCTGTGCTCACCAG gcgGTGGTAGTTCCCCAGGCAGGGGGGCAGCTGTGGTTGTTTGGAGGGGAGTTTGCGTCTCCTGACGGGGAGCAGTTCTACCACTATAAAGACCTCTGGGTTCTTCACCTCTCCACAAACACCTGGGAGCAGATCAA GGTTCCAGGTGCCCCCTCTGGTAGGAGTGGACATCGTATGGTCCTGAGTAAGAGGCAGTTGCTGGTGTTTGGAGGCTTCCACGAAAGTGCTAG GGATTTTATCTACTACAACGATGTACATGCCTTCAGTCTGGACTCCTTCACCTGGAGTCGCCTCTCCCCCTCCGGCACTGGCCCCTCCCCTCGCTCAGCTTGCCAGATGACCTCTACCCCCGATGGCTCCGGGGTCATCATCTACGGAGGATACTccaaagtg AAAGCTAAGAAAGATGTGGAAAAGGGAACCATCCACTCTGACATGTTTCTCCTCAAGAGAGATGGCAAAGAAGAACAAG AGAAGTGGTTGTGGTCCCGGGTGAGTCCCTCAGGCTCAAAGCCACCCGCCCGGTCGGGCTTCTCCCTGGCTGTGGGGCCCACGGGCCGGGCGCTGCTCTTCGGAGGGGTGTGTGACGAGGAGGAAGATGAGACTCTGGAGGGGGACTTCTACAACGACCTTTACCTGTATGACATCAACAAGCACCGCTGGTTCCCTGCTCAGCTCAAG GGCTGTAAGTCGGAGAAGAAGAAGCGTCGACGGGGGAAGAAGGGGGGGGAGGGGTCAGGGGAGGGTCAGGAGGAGGAAGGAGCAGCAGCACAGGGACCTGTGGAGGTCATCAAGGAGATCGTCACTGAAGACGGAACAGTCATGACCATCAAGGAAATAATCCCCGGGACAcaggtggaggaagagagtgaggaagaggaggaaggtgaggaagGTGCCTCGGCCATCCTTGTCGAGCCCTGTGCTCGCTCCAGTGCCATGGCAACAGTGAAATATGGGAAGCTGTATTTGTACGGGGGCATGTTTGAGGTGGGTGACCGCCAGTTCACCCTCAACGACCTGTACTGTCTGGACCTCCACAAGATGGACCAGTGGGAGGTGCTGGTCGAGATGGACCCCA AGACCCAAGAGTGGCTGGATGACTGGTCTGACTCAGAGGACGATGAGGATGGGGATGAAGAGGAGGCTAAAGGAGGTGATGACGAAGAGGAGGAATCTGAAGAAGAAAGTGACGAACAGG